The DNA segment GCGACCGGGACGTCAAGGCCCTCGTCTACATCGCGGCCTTCGCCCCGGACAAGGGCGAGAGCGCACTCGAGCTGTCCGGCAAGTTCCCGGGCAGCACGCTCGGCGACACCCTCGCCACGGCGCCGCTCGGTGACGGCACCGCCGACCTGACCATCCGGCAGGACCTGTTCCGGCAGCAGTTCGCCGCCGACGTGCCGAAGAAGCAGGCCGCGCTGATGGCCGTCACGCAGCGGCCGATTCGCGATGCGGCGCTCAGCGAGGGCTCCGGGGAACCGGCCTGGAAGACGATCCCGTCGTGGTTCCTCGTCGCCGGGGCGGACCGCAACATCCCGGTCGCGGCCCAGCGCTGGATGGCCGGCCGCGCCGGCTCGCGGGCGACGGTCGAGATCCGCAAGGCGTCGCACGCCGTCGGTGTGTCGAACCCGCGCCCCGTGGCGGACCTGATCATCCGCGCCGCGACGACGCGATGATCTGATCGTTCGAGATCGAGGCCGTGACCCGTGGAGACGGGTCACGGCCTTCTCTCTAGGAGCAGACGTCGTTGCGCCAGGCCCAGGCCGCGATCTCGACCCGGTTCCGGGCGGCGAGTTTGCGCTGCACGTTGGCCAGATGGGTCTTGACCGTCGACAGCGTCACGTAGAGCTGCCCGGCGATCTCGTCGTTGGTGTGCCCGTGCGCCACCAGCCGGACCACGGCGAGCTCACGTTCGGTGAGCGGCTCGGTGGGCGGCGCCTCCGGCGCCTCGGGTACGCCGTCCCGGCGGGGAGCCAGATGCGCTAGCAGGCGTACGGTCACCGCCGGCGAGATCAGCGTGGTCCCGGCAGCAGCCGCCCGTACCGCCTCCACCAGCAGATTCGGTGACGTGTCCTTGAGCAGGAAGCCGCAGGCACCGTTGCGCAGCGCCCGGTACACGTACTCGTCGAGGTCGAAGGTGGTGACGATGAGGACGTTGAGCGGGTCCCGGACGGCCGGACCGGCCAGCAGCCGGGTCGCCTCGAGCCCGTCGAGCTTCGGCATCCGGATGTCGAGCAGGCAGACGTCGGGACGAAGCCGGCGGGCCTGCTCCACGGCGGTCTCGCCATCGGCCGCCTCGGCCACCACCTCGATGTCCGGCTGGGTGCCGAGAATCATGCGGAACGCCGTACGGATCATGTCCTGGTCGTCAGCCAGCAGAAGCCGGATGGTCATCGCCGTCCCCGTCGCCGGTCGTCGGAGGCCGGTCCGGTGACCGGCAGGATCGCGCTGACCTGCCAGCCGGAAGCGACCGGCCCGGCCGAGAACTCGCCGCCCGCGGCGCGCACCCGCTCGCTCAGGCCGGTCAGCCCGAAGCCGCCGGCCGGCAGAGGCGACG comes from the Actinoplanes sp. OR16 genome and includes:
- a CDS encoding response regulator transcription factor, which codes for MTIRLLLADDQDMIRTAFRMILGTQPDIEVVAEAADGETAVEQARRLRPDVCLLDIRMPKLDGLEATRLLAGPAVRDPLNVLIVTTFDLDEYVYRALRNGACGFLLKDTSPNLLVEAVRAAAAGTTLISPAVTVRLLAHLAPRRDGVPEAPEAPPTEPLTERELAVVRLVAHGHTNDEIAGQLYVTLSTVKTHLANVQRKLAARNRVEIAAWAWRNDVCS
- a CDS encoding alpha/beta fold hydrolase, whose protein sequence is MRVRISTVVALAAAVVLTGTASVVASTSAVAGAHTPAKPTVVLVHGAFADSTSWSGVIERLQQRGYPVVAAANPLRGLSSDAAYLRTVIDSVPGPIVLAGHSYGGAVMTNAAAGDRDVKALVYIAAFAPDKGESALELSGKFPGSTLGDTLATAPLGDGTADLTIRQDLFRQQFAADVPKKQAALMAVTQRPIRDAALSEGSGEPAWKTIPSWFLVAGADRNIPVAAQRWMAGRAGSRATVEIRKASHAVGVSNPRPVADLIIRAATTR